A window of Pirellula sp. SH-Sr6A contains these coding sequences:
- a CDS encoding DUF6666 family protein: MRYYSLLANFLWSGFTISLAFSPVSQFAKADFEVMFHDQAYDPALPITAVEPEDIAQVKASEWNGYFPSLWRWEETTILGAIDGSKQPQDFGVNANLGGQAAINTAFPVFESLGIGIQAGTSIVASSNAVRVYELLGEETGRTQSFTTLGAFQRTDSGFGWGFVHDFLYEKSFDSFQLGQWRMKGSYLFNPRNEIGVNAAFRSNSDTGVFGANTPVTLRPIDQGSVYLRHFWKTGAQTTGWFGLADEHSENNAVTGPSASKNNPFLFGADVLMPLTPSLAIYGETNIIMPSDTGTVDAFLGIQWYPGGNVFRARRGRYSPMMSLASPTTFSVDLLQ; the protein is encoded by the coding sequence ATGCGTTATTACAGTCTCCTAGCTAACTTCCTCTGGAGTGGCTTCACCATCTCTCTGGCGTTTTCACCGGTTTCACAATTCGCCAAAGCCGACTTTGAAGTGATGTTTCACGATCAAGCGTACGATCCGGCACTTCCGATCACAGCAGTCGAACCCGAAGACATCGCGCAGGTAAAAGCCTCGGAGTGGAATGGCTATTTCCCCAGTCTCTGGCGATGGGAAGAAACGACCATCCTTGGTGCGATCGATGGATCGAAGCAACCACAGGACTTCGGCGTGAATGCGAACCTGGGTGGGCAGGCCGCGATCAATACGGCCTTCCCCGTATTCGAGTCGCTAGGAATTGGAATTCAGGCCGGGACTAGTATCGTAGCATCCTCCAACGCGGTGCGTGTTTACGAACTCCTGGGAGAAGAGACGGGTCGCACCCAAAGCTTCACGACGCTCGGCGCTTTCCAGCGAACCGATAGCGGATTCGGCTGGGGGTTCGTGCACGACTTCCTTTACGAAAAGTCCTTTGACTCGTTCCAGCTCGGTCAATGGCGGATGAAGGGAAGCTACCTCTTCAACCCTCGGAACGAGATCGGTGTCAACGCTGCGTTCCGATCCAATTCCGATACCGGCGTCTTCGGAGCGAACACTCCGGTGACGCTTCGGCCTATCGATCAAGGGTCGGTGTATCTGAGGCACTTCTGGAAAACCGGTGCACAAACAACGGGATGGTTTGGTTTGGCGGACGAGCACAGTGAGAACAACGCAGTGACCGGACCGTCCGCATCGAAGAACAATCCATTCCTCTTCGGCGCTGATGTTCTAATGCCTCTAACACCTAGTCTCGCGATTTACGGCGAAACGAATATTATCATGCCGAGCGACACAGGCACGGTGGATGCTTTTCTCGGTATCCAATGGTATCCGGGCGGCAATGTTTTCCGAGCGCGTCGCGGGCGCTATAGCCCTATGATGTCGCTCGCATCACCAACGACCTTCTCGGTCGACCTGTTGCAATAG
- a CDS encoding protein kinase domain-containing protein, with the protein MATLIPTAASLSMPLPFLGQLQNPPPLKTADSEDCRFSQWRLLPNSNPPRYFAWDSETKSEVEIRFMPWLQNHPEGEEACRTQCERIHQIRDPLARRVLDFGRSEGIPRMVLAASATKPLKDFLVQADRLRRVELALNLLWTVHTACTHGLFHGDLNAECVHVLSDEPFQIQCDYTERFLRECPTVLATASSLYESDLRAAIALVQTLVLESLETDETDSQPPARHWAVLKRLAREKVEATQLESQFDAWCKTLGDCIPENRNPFYTKWVAPLDRTLSVAVQEHLPRGAKHARIDSDVPEDVQSNFAMEVPELDGSHRDPSEDTDEKTFVSAVDHPADATGSVHRILRPGDLLGNYRLHRLLGQGGMGMVFQATDTLGGKAVAVKVLLNQHGDNPHSVRRFTKEARILASVRNEYVTELLEVGQALGYHFLAMEYVDGPTFKSWLRGKAPLPERDALQFIADLCKALSQAHAQQIIHRDIKPDNILLASRSETASPDSTSLSDWRIKLSDFGIARHIHQSASMEVTRAGTMLGTPMYMAPEQCKGQSEIGPAADVYAIGIMLFEMLTGDVPFRSDDPMKTAAMQCFDPPPDLQKRNRAISDRTCQLVTRMLAKNPSDRFADATQLLLEINRILNGTPSALEDHPRLPTHESKKLWTRTFEWTLQSQARDLWPLVSDTDRLNRAVGLPAVTYRNEQDPERGLRKFGSFHLGAVKVSWEEHPFEWIEGRRMGVLREFSSGPFKWFMSSAELLPLPSGGTKLIHTVKIEPRNTLGTIVSTIEAGWKGGRALDRVYKHIDEFLQSKASSNQVIDPFEDAPNLSRARSKRLDDRAEQMRRLGIDAELCRMLSHFIRYATPQAAAKIRPLALAKTLGVDPDILLDACIVAASVGILQLHWDILCPSCKAPAASEPLLSRIENHTQCDACDSDFQSNLADSIEMVFAVHPELREVDSATYCVGGPGNSPHVISQVRLQPGERIELELPIQTGNYLLRTTQSIESQTISVRSSHAPSQLEFFLSNLGQSSSIPSLREGAVSLFIENNLDKQQLVRLERTIVRDDVVTAASASAITRFRKLFPDQVFQSDVPVTSEDLTLVALQVNNVESLYDRLGDTEAYRTIQNFMQEVEKQAAPHRGAVVKSISEGMLLSFRDCGAAIRFGIHLQNARCHDPQMAPLQVGIAVHRGRLLISNQNGRLDYFGSNARLVMQIASRIQTGISMTEPIFSDPLVQHIVKETELPITLQSREVSPDRKVLLQEWILANAQP; encoded by the coding sequence ATGGCAACTTTGATTCCGACGGCTGCTTCCCTCAGCATGCCCCTCCCTTTTCTGGGGCAACTGCAGAATCCACCCCCTCTGAAAACCGCGGATTCAGAGGATTGCCGCTTCTCCCAATGGCGACTTCTTCCAAACTCCAATCCACCCCGATATTTCGCCTGGGACTCCGAAACGAAGTCCGAAGTTGAAATTCGTTTTATGCCATGGCTCCAAAACCATCCCGAAGGAGAAGAGGCCTGCCGAACGCAATGCGAACGAATCCACCAGATTCGGGACCCCTTGGCCAGAAGGGTTCTCGATTTCGGTCGTTCGGAAGGTATCCCTCGCATGGTCTTGGCTGCTTCCGCTACCAAGCCGCTCAAAGATTTCCTCGTTCAAGCCGACCGACTCCGGAGGGTCGAATTGGCACTGAACCTGCTTTGGACAGTCCATACTGCCTGCACCCACGGGCTATTCCATGGCGACCTAAACGCGGAATGCGTGCATGTCCTATCTGACGAACCCTTTCAAATCCAATGCGACTATACGGAACGGTTCCTAAGAGAATGCCCAACCGTCCTTGCTACGGCATCCTCGCTATACGAATCGGATCTTCGCGCTGCGATCGCTTTGGTGCAGACGCTGGTTTTGGAATCGCTGGAGACCGACGAAACAGATTCCCAGCCCCCTGCCCGACACTGGGCCGTTCTCAAACGGCTAGCGCGAGAAAAAGTCGAGGCGACTCAACTGGAGTCCCAGTTCGATGCTTGGTGCAAAACCCTGGGTGATTGCATTCCTGAAAATCGAAATCCCTTTTATACAAAATGGGTTGCGCCCCTGGATCGAACCCTAAGCGTCGCAGTCCAAGAACATCTCCCCCGCGGTGCTAAACATGCCCGCATCGATTCCGATGTCCCTGAAGATGTTCAATCGAACTTCGCAATGGAAGTTCCCGAATTGGATGGCTCGCATCGCGATCCTAGCGAAGACACCGACGAGAAGACCTTTGTTTCCGCCGTGGACCATCCGGCCGACGCAACGGGATCTGTTCATCGCATTCTCCGTCCTGGAGATTTGCTGGGGAACTATCGCCTCCACCGTCTGCTGGGACAGGGTGGGATGGGAATGGTCTTCCAAGCGACCGATACGCTGGGAGGGAAAGCGGTCGCGGTGAAAGTCCTTTTGAATCAACATGGCGACAATCCGCACTCGGTTCGTCGATTCACCAAGGAAGCCCGCATCCTAGCCAGCGTACGCAACGAATATGTAACGGAATTACTAGAGGTCGGACAGGCCCTTGGCTACCACTTCCTCGCGATGGAGTACGTCGACGGACCAACTTTCAAATCTTGGTTGCGAGGAAAAGCTCCCCTACCTGAGCGCGATGCGTTGCAGTTTATCGCAGATCTGTGCAAGGCTTTGTCGCAAGCCCATGCGCAGCAAATCATTCACCGCGATATCAAACCAGATAACATTCTCTTAGCCTCCCGATCGGAGACCGCTAGTCCCGACTCTACGTCGTTGTCGGATTGGAGAATCAAACTTTCCGACTTCGGTATTGCAAGACACATCCATCAATCGGCCTCGATGGAAGTAACGCGTGCGGGGACCATGCTCGGTACACCGATGTATATGGCACCGGAACAATGCAAAGGGCAATCCGAAATTGGACCTGCTGCCGACGTGTATGCAATCGGAATCATGCTATTCGAAATGCTCACAGGTGACGTTCCGTTTCGGTCCGACGATCCGATGAAGACTGCCGCAATGCAGTGCTTTGATCCGCCCCCCGATTTGCAAAAACGCAATCGAGCGATCTCCGATCGAACTTGCCAATTGGTAACGCGGATGCTTGCCAAAAATCCTTCAGACCGATTCGCTGACGCGACACAGCTGCTGTTGGAAATCAACCGAATCCTCAACGGAACACCCTCGGCCCTTGAGGATCATCCGCGTCTCCCCACCCATGAATCCAAAAAACTTTGGACGCGCACCTTTGAATGGACTCTTCAAAGCCAAGCCAGAGACCTCTGGCCCCTCGTCAGCGATACGGATCGATTGAATCGGGCCGTGGGTCTCCCCGCCGTTACGTACCGAAACGAACAGGACCCCGAGCGGGGTTTACGCAAATTCGGTTCGTTTCACTTGGGTGCTGTGAAAGTCTCCTGGGAAGAGCATCCGTTCGAATGGATCGAAGGGCGACGCATGGGAGTGTTACGCGAGTTCTCAAGTGGACCGTTTAAGTGGTTCATGAGTTCAGCAGAGCTTTTACCCCTGCCATCCGGAGGTACCAAGCTCATCCACACGGTCAAAATCGAACCTCGCAATACACTCGGAACAATCGTCTCGACAATCGAAGCGGGCTGGAAGGGTGGACGCGCGCTCGACAGGGTCTACAAACACATCGACGAGTTCTTGCAATCCAAAGCGTCCTCGAATCAAGTGATCGATCCCTTTGAGGATGCCCCTAATCTTTCGCGCGCCCGATCGAAAAGACTGGATGACCGCGCCGAACAGATGCGTAGACTGGGGATCGATGCGGAATTATGCAGGATGCTGTCCCACTTCATTCGCTACGCTACCCCCCAAGCCGCCGCGAAGATCCGTCCCCTGGCGTTGGCGAAGACGCTGGGTGTCGATCCTGACATCCTGTTGGATGCGTGCATCGTCGCCGCCTCCGTGGGAATCCTCCAGCTGCACTGGGACATCCTTTGCCCGAGTTGCAAAGCTCCGGCTGCGTCGGAACCGCTCTTGTCACGAATCGAAAACCACACTCAATGCGACGCTTGCGATTCGGATTTTCAATCGAACCTTGCGGATTCGATTGAAATGGTCTTTGCGGTTCACCCCGAACTACGCGAAGTCGACTCCGCAACGTACTGTGTTGGCGGACCAGGGAACTCACCCCACGTGATCAGCCAAGTCCGATTGCAACCGGGAGAGCGTATCGAGTTGGAACTCCCAATCCAAACTGGCAACTATCTGCTTCGCACGACTCAATCCATCGAGTCGCAGACTATTTCTGTTCGCAGTTCCCACGCTCCATCGCAACTCGAGTTCTTTCTCAGCAATCTCGGACAATCCAGTTCGATCCCAAGCCTTCGAGAAGGAGCGGTTTCACTCTTTATAGAAAACAACCTAGACAAACAGCAGCTTGTCCGACTGGAACGAACTATTGTCCGAGACGATGTTGTCACCGCCGCTTCCGCATCCGCGATCACAAGATTCCGAAAGCTCTTTCCCGATCAGGTCTTTCAGAGCGATGTGCCGGTGACTTCGGAAGATCTGACTCTGGTCGCCCTGCAAGTCAACAATGTCGAATCGCTTTACGATCGATTGGGTGACACAGAGGCTTATAGAACGATCCAAAATTTCATGCAGGAAGTCGAGAAGCAAGCCGCTCCGCATCGAGGTGCTGTAGTCAAATCGATCAGCGAAGGGATGCTGTTGTCGTTCCGAGATTGCGGCGCTGCAATCCGATTTGGAATTCACCTGCAAAACGCGCGATGCCACGATCCACAAATGGCACCCTTGCAGGTGGGGATCGCTGTCCATCGCGGGAGGCTCCTGATTTCCAATCAGAACGGGCGATTGGACTACTTTGGTAGCAATGCGAGACTGGTTATGCAAATCGCATCGAGGATTCAAACGGGAATATCAATGACCGAACCAATTTTTAGCGATCCATTGGTTCAACATATCGTGAAAGAGACCGAACTACCAATCACGCTTCAATCGCGAGAAGTATCACCGGATCGCAAGGTGCTCTTGCAGGAGTGGATCCTCGCCAACGCACAGCCGTGA
- a CDS encoding neutral/alkaline non-lysosomal ceramidase N-terminal domain-containing protein — protein MSWRILIVSILGWILGVALVDCVYGQSESSLRAGFAKVDITPTVPTPMAGYYQGRLSTETHDPLWCRATVLDDGGTRVALVALDLITTTRWLTTEARARIASKTSVPGEHVLISATHSHTGPVMYDPANARYQLLGNANPATEKYMAELPDKIAVCISEAMKNLGNVRVHAGVGEEQELAFNRRFFMSDGSVGWNPGKLNPKIVREAGPTDTTLPIVAIYREGSELAGLLSNFSIHLDTVGGTQWSADMPYAMLQSLQQVMGDRCHLQYSTGCCGDVNHIDVRRAFPQKGHAEAARIGTRLAGAVLRAWSDLPAAQGARLHASSRMVTLPVAKHAAERVAWAKEIAEKSTQTPQPPFRDMVEAFRILDIEARNHEPYSVEVQVLSLGREIAWVSLPGEIFVQLGIAIKDGSPFRVTSVHELANGSIGYIPTRQAYPQGNYEVVSARCDVGSGELLVDAALAQLQEHFVVQSQSEAGR, from the coding sequence ATGTCCTGGCGAATTTTGATTGTATCGATCCTTGGCTGGATTCTTGGAGTCGCCCTGGTTGATTGTGTTTATGGCCAGTCCGAATCCTCCTTGCGAGCCGGATTCGCGAAAGTGGATATTACCCCTACAGTACCAACCCCGATGGCGGGGTACTACCAAGGGCGTCTCTCTACGGAAACACATGACCCCTTGTGGTGCCGCGCGACGGTCCTGGACGACGGGGGCACTCGAGTGGCTCTCGTCGCTTTGGACCTTATCACTACAACACGGTGGCTTACCACCGAAGCTCGCGCGCGAATCGCTTCGAAGACATCGGTTCCCGGGGAGCATGTTCTCATTTCAGCAACCCATTCCCACACGGGCCCCGTGATGTACGATCCGGCCAACGCTCGCTATCAGCTATTGGGGAATGCCAATCCTGCGACCGAAAAGTACATGGCGGAATTGCCGGACAAAATTGCAGTTTGTATTTCCGAGGCCATGAAGAATCTTGGAAATGTCCGCGTCCATGCGGGCGTTGGTGAGGAGCAGGAGTTGGCTTTCAATCGCCGGTTTTTCATGAGCGATGGAAGTGTCGGCTGGAATCCTGGGAAACTCAATCCAAAAATCGTGCGCGAGGCAGGTCCTACCGATACCACACTACCCATTGTCGCCATCTATCGTGAGGGTTCCGAGTTGGCGGGATTGCTCAGCAATTTCTCCATCCACTTGGACACGGTCGGTGGTACGCAGTGGAGCGCCGACATGCCGTACGCCATGCTTCAATCCCTTCAGCAGGTAATGGGTGACCGATGCCATTTGCAGTACTCCACGGGGTGCTGCGGCGATGTGAATCACATCGACGTCCGCAGAGCTTTTCCGCAAAAGGGGCACGCAGAAGCCGCACGCATCGGAACGCGTCTAGCTGGCGCGGTGCTTCGCGCGTGGAGCGATTTGCCAGCAGCGCAGGGGGCGAGACTCCACGCATCTTCGCGGATGGTAACACTCCCGGTGGCGAAACATGCTGCAGAACGCGTAGCTTGGGCGAAGGAGATTGCCGAAAAATCGACTCAGACTCCGCAACCACCTTTCCGCGACATGGTCGAAGCATTTCGCATTTTGGATATCGAAGCCCGCAATCACGAACCTTATTCGGTCGAGGTGCAAGTCCTTTCGCTCGGTCGTGAAATCGCTTGGGTTTCTTTGCCCGGGGAAATATTCGTCCAGTTGGGGATCGCGATCAAGGATGGGTCCCCTTTTCGAGTCACTTCGGTGCATGAGCTTGCTAATGGTTCGATCGGTTATATTCCGACGCGGCAAGCTTATCCGCAGGGGAATTACGAAGTGGTCTCGGCACGCTGCGACGTGGGAAGTGGAGAATTATTGGTCGACGCTGCGCTCGCGCAATTGCAGGAGCACTTTGTTGTCCAGTCGCAGAGCGAGGCTGGTCGATAG
- the lpxB gene encoding lipid-A-disaccharide synthase: MNQNEFTECSHDGDCSQIYIDGSMLDSLGDETYMGQRFFFSVGEPSGDLHAANLIRSLKRLSPTSTFRGFGGSRMIQAGLELDFDLTSMAVMGFAEVLPKLREFFRIAKLAEMSFARGEVDGVVLVDFPGFNWHIAKRAKKYGIPVYYYLPPQLWAWGGWRIAKMRKHVDHVLCNLPFEAAWFESKKMPATYVGHPFFDHIAQQPLDTKFIDRWRCNHQIQVSVLPGSRDHEVKHIWPLQLEAIRKLSRQFPHVQFMVAALKDSHALWCKNSLTASDAKLPIHIFAGKTSEIIELCDCSIMKSGSVSLEMMARGKPATVMYHVNTTTYCMAKALVRIPSISLPNLIAEEPLLPECISHGSLDSKSSKTSVQSVVEHMSRLLSDNAYRLNQRRKLIELSNQFARPGASYATAKFLLQELASTSHGTLPIDESDLPNSVVSRKAA; encoded by the coding sequence ATGAATCAAAACGAGTTCACTGAGTGCAGTCATGATGGTGACTGTAGTCAAATCTATATCGATGGATCGATGCTCGACTCGTTGGGTGATGAAACGTACATGGGACAACGTTTTTTCTTCTCCGTGGGGGAACCAAGTGGTGACCTCCATGCTGCGAATCTCATCCGCTCACTGAAGCGTCTTTCGCCTACCTCCACTTTCCGAGGTTTCGGTGGGTCTCGGATGATCCAAGCGGGATTGGAACTCGACTTCGACCTTACCAGCATGGCGGTGATGGGGTTTGCCGAAGTCCTTCCCAAGTTGCGGGAGTTTTTCCGGATTGCGAAACTGGCAGAGATGTCGTTTGCTCGCGGAGAGGTCGATGGCGTGGTCCTGGTAGACTTCCCCGGCTTCAACTGGCATATCGCGAAGCGTGCGAAGAAGTACGGCATCCCGGTTTACTACTACCTTCCGCCCCAGTTGTGGGCATGGGGCGGCTGGCGCATCGCCAAGATGCGGAAGCACGTCGACCATGTACTGTGCAATCTTCCCTTTGAAGCTGCTTGGTTCGAGAGCAAGAAAATGCCCGCGACGTACGTGGGGCATCCCTTCTTTGATCACATTGCCCAGCAACCGCTCGATACAAAATTCATAGATCGATGGCGTTGCAACCACCAGATCCAGGTATCGGTCCTGCCCGGCTCGCGCGACCATGAAGTCAAGCACATTTGGCCGCTGCAACTCGAAGCGATCCGCAAACTGTCGCGGCAATTCCCGCATGTCCAATTCATGGTAGCGGCGCTCAAAGATTCCCATGCGCTTTGGTGCAAGAATTCGTTGACTGCCAGCGATGCGAAACTTCCGATTCACATCTTCGCTGGAAAGACGAGCGAGATCATCGAATTGTGCGATTGTTCGATTATGAAGAGCGGATCCGTATCCCTCGAGATGATGGCGCGCGGGAAACCTGCCACGGTGATGTACCACGTGAACACCACGACGTATTGCATGGCCAAAGCGTTGGTCCGAATTCCGAGTATTTCGCTTCCCAATCTTATCGCGGAAGAACCCCTTCTACCGGAATGCATCTCCCATGGTTCACTTGACTCAAAGTCATCGAAGACTTCGGTCCAATCGGTTGTCGAGCACATGTCGAGACTACTTAGCGACAATGCCTATCGATTGAACCAACGTCGAAAGCTGATCGAACTCTCCAATCAGTTTGCCCGTCCAGGGGCAAGCTATGCGACAGCCAAGTTCTTATTGCAGGAGTTGGCATCCACCAGCCACGGTACATTGCCGATCGACGAATCGGATCTCCCGAATTCTGTTGTGTCTCGAAAAGCGGCGTAA
- a CDS encoding TrmH family RNA methyltransferase, with the protein MDSFFLLASPQNPRIKSAAALRDAKSRRQQGLFLIDGIGLIERALQGGISLEQLFVRDDADSMAQLRSLLANYPLNDAQSCCFRVAPAAMEKLQYGQRDLELIAVAKVPKTDLDGFSERVQTRWSHSKRPNSEPQREVASRRSHPCYLVLDRIEKPGNLGAALRTADGAGVTGVLLADPICDAWNPNAVRASLGALFTVPIAIATEAAVQAWLAKSNIQIFAARVEGSKCYTAANYQQPHAIVIGNEAEGLQHRWLDPSIKPIAIPMSGVVDSLNASVSTAVVLYESKRQNEMLIATSPR; encoded by the coding sequence TTGGATTCCTTTTTTCTCCTCGCCAGCCCTCAGAATCCCAGGATCAAATCGGCTGCTGCATTGCGCGATGCCAAATCCCGCAGGCAACAAGGACTGTTCTTAATCGATGGGATCGGCTTGATCGAAAGGGCCCTGCAGGGGGGCATCTCTCTGGAGCAACTATTCGTTCGCGATGATGCGGACTCGATGGCCCAGCTCAGAAGTCTCCTCGCGAATTACCCACTGAACGATGCCCAGTCCTGCTGCTTTCGCGTTGCGCCCGCGGCGATGGAAAAATTGCAATACGGCCAGCGGGACCTCGAACTCATTGCCGTCGCCAAAGTCCCCAAGACCGACTTGGATGGCTTTTCTGAGCGAGTTCAAACTCGCTGGTCCCATTCAAAACGCCCCAACAGCGAGCCCCAAAGGGAGGTTGCGAGTCGCCGGTCCCATCCGTGTTATCTAGTCCTTGATCGGATCGAAAAACCAGGAAACCTCGGCGCCGCACTTCGGACCGCCGATGGCGCCGGAGTCACGGGAGTTCTCCTCGCGGATCCCATTTGCGACGCCTGGAATCCGAACGCAGTTCGCGCCAGTCTAGGCGCCCTATTCACCGTTCCGATTGCGATCGCCACAGAAGCCGCTGTGCAGGCTTGGCTGGCAAAATCCAACATCCAAATATTCGCTGCTCGCGTGGAAGGCTCCAAGTGCTACACGGCAGCGAATTATCAACAGCCCCACGCCATCGTGATCGGAAACGAGGCAGAGGGACTTCAACACCGCTGGCTCGATCCATCCATCAAACCGATCGCGATTCCGATGTCGGGAGTGGTAGACTCCCTCAACGCATCGGTTAGTACCGCTGTCGTCCTCTACGAATCCAAACGTCAGAACGAAATGCTGATCGCAACGTCTCCTCGCTAG
- a CDS encoding histidine phosphatase family protein — protein MAARAVLYLVRHAQSENNANPDTLRVPDPGITDVGRQQAQHLASRMDRYAPTLLYCSPFLRTLQTVAPVVQRMGIQPWIRQDLYEQGGCYSGHEIGRRTPEKGLPRSKIQSLYPDWEIDERIGEAGWNQLECYETIQLARERARQVRRWYESQMDLHANHRVLMMIHADFKVRLLEAMLEIEDLDHLVSEPINTSVSCLFFEDNRWKLHYWNDFHHLPETLVTH, from the coding sequence ATGGCAGCGAGAGCCGTTTTGTATCTAGTCCGCCATGCCCAGTCGGAGAACAATGCCAATCCCGATACATTGAGGGTTCCGGATCCTGGTATTACGGACGTTGGCAGGCAGCAAGCTCAACACTTGGCCTCCCGGATGGATCGCTATGCCCCGACTCTCCTCTATTGCAGCCCCTTTCTGCGGACATTGCAAACCGTTGCACCGGTGGTCCAGCGAATGGGAATTCAGCCCTGGATTCGACAAGACCTATATGAACAAGGAGGATGTTATAGCGGGCATGAAATAGGGAGGCGAACTCCAGAAAAAGGGCTACCTCGTTCGAAGATTCAATCCCTTTATCCGGACTGGGAGATCGACGAACGGATCGGGGAGGCGGGGTGGAATCAACTGGAATGCTACGAGACCATACAACTCGCACGGGAACGCGCACGACAAGTGCGTAGGTGGTACGAATCGCAAATGGACCTGCATGCAAATCATCGCGTCTTGATGATGATCCATGCCGATTTCAAAGTTCGATTGCTCGAAGCCATGCTGGAAATCGAGGATCTCGATCACCTCGTATCGGAACCGATCAATACTTCGGTCTCCTGTCTATTCTTTGAAGATAATCGCTGGAAGTTGCACTACTGGAACGACTTCCATCATCTGCCTGAGACGCTCGTGACGCATTGA
- a CDS encoding P-II family nitrogen regulator, whose protein sequence is MKLLLAIIQPNKLQAVREALQNAGIHRTTVLDAQGYGRQKGHSAFYAGVEYQIHLLRKVNLEIFVNDDFVEKAIDTICRVAKTGSQGSIGDGKIFVLPAIEAITIDSGSRGPSSV, encoded by the coding sequence ATGAAACTGCTCCTGGCTATCATTCAACCCAATAAACTACAGGCCGTACGCGAAGCGCTCCAGAATGCAGGCATTCACCGAACCACGGTGTTGGACGCGCAGGGTTATGGTCGTCAGAAGGGGCATTCCGCTTTTTACGCGGGGGTGGAGTATCAGATTCACTTGTTGCGCAAAGTGAACTTGGAGATCTTCGTGAACGACGATTTCGTCGAGAAAGCCATCGACACGATTTGCCGCGTTGCGAAAACAGGTTCGCAGGGAAGCATCGGGGACGGAAAGATTTTTGTGCTGCCAGCCATCGAAGCGATTACGATCGATTCCGGTAGCCGAGGCCCCAGTTCGGTTTAA